A portion of the Phyllopteryx taeniolatus isolate TA_2022b chromosome 15, UOR_Ptae_1.2, whole genome shotgun sequence genome contains these proteins:
- the LOC133465026 gene encoding molybdopterin synthase catalytic subunit isoform X2, translated as MAAPEKGKDIFKLSRDRLSVEEAAAAVGSASCGAVALFIGTTREDRPEGRKVMGLEYEAYEAMVHSELARLCRDIRARWPAVVHICVHHRLGWVKVGEASVVAAISSPHRREGQQAMALLLDGLKAGAPVWKKEVYEDRRASWKENAECAWAGGCRGNASPDTP; from the exons ATGGCGGCGCCCGAGAAGGGGAAGGACATCTTCAAGCTGAGCCGCGATCGTCTGTCGGTGGAGGAAGCGGCGGCGGCCGTCGGCAGCGCTTCCTGCGGAGCCGTCGCTCTCTTCATAG GGACGACGCGCGAGGACCGGCCGGAAGGCAGGAAGGTGATGGGCCTGGAGTACGAAGCGTACGAGGCCATGGTCCACTCGGAGCTCGCCAGGCTGTGCCGGGACATCAGAGCGCGCTGGCCCGCCGTCGTGCACATCTGCGTGCACCACCGCCTCGG GTGGGTGAAAGTGGGCGAGGCCAGCGTGGTGGCGGCCATCTCGTCGCCTCACCGCCGCGAAGGTCAGCAGGCGATGGCGCTCCTGCTGGACGGGCTGAAGGCCGGCGCCCCCGTGTGGAAGAAG GAAGTGTACGAGGACCGCCGGGCCAGCTGGAAGGAGAACGCCGAGTGCGCCTGGGCCGGCGGTTGCCGTGGAAACGCAAGCCCCGACACACCCTGA
- the apc gene encoding adenomatous polyposis coli protein — protein sequence MAAGASYDQLLRQVEVLKMENSNLRQELQDNSNHLTKLETEASNMKEVLKQLQGTIEEDSEEASGSQLELIVRLKEMSLDPAGFKARQRAPAAPSSSSSSSSSGGAAGGSAGSAASATRRGLPPVSRDGHERCLEELEKERALLLAELEKEEKEKGWYYAQLLNLTKRIDSLPLSENFTLQTDMSRRQLEFEARQIHAAMEQQLGSRQEMEKRAEARTSRIHQIEKEIVKLGARLQVEASHGSNESSGGGLAASQNPAPRLDQEPANETAYSVPRRITSHLGTKVEMVYSLLSMLGTHDKDDMSRTLLAMSSSQDSCIAMRQSGCLPLLIQLLHGNDKDSLLLGNSRGSKEARARASAALHNIVHSQPDDKRGRREIRVLHLLEQVRHYCEDCWSWQENHERGVDQEDNPMPSPVDHQICPAVCVLMKLSFDEEHRHAMNELGGLQAVAELLQVDCEMLGLSGDHYSVTLRRYAGMALTNLTFGDVANKATLCSMKGCMRAMVTQLKSESEDLQQVIASVLRNLSWRADVNSKKTLREVGSVRALMGCALDVQKESTLKSVLSALWNLSAHCTENKADICSVDGALAFLVGTLTHRSHTNTLAIIESGGGILRNVSSLIATNEAYRHVLREHGCLPTLLQHLKSHSLTIVSNACGTLWNLSARDAKDQEALWELGAVGTLRNLIHSRHKMIAMGSAAALRNLMANRPARYKDASVVSPGAGAPSLHARKQKALFKELDAQQLSETFDNIDNLSPKVAHRKGRSCNGGGGAGNATRSYTNTPVLSSPKNADGSKRSADDTAYTRPVFGASVRASSDSLNSVTSVDGYGNRGKTKPSSEPLYSSDDSSANRCCVYRKYPADLAHKIRSVNHMADDDGAEVDTPINYSLKYSDEQLNSGRQSPSHRGRTETDNDDEQAGGLRLRSDGAASVTANGRVPPAPPSCYVVAAPSDYGGDTAPEQPIDYSLKYGDISRKALFKVEDSTDAALPPPPAGKPRQPHLPPKGHQESTQTYCVEDTPICFSGGSSLSSLSPEEEEEDADAVTRKRQGAGDERRQRRQHKEVESQTAAATAPAVRGRRAHHHGHAHHHHHQAAAGARTPKSPPEQPYAQETPLMFSRCTSVSSLDSFSTSSIASSVRSSEPCSGMPSGVISPSDLPDSPGQTMPPSRAKTPPPQALPPPPAKGAEEEKATKKEVEETGADVLLHFATESTPHGFSYASSLSALSLDEPFIAAEMKLEDGGDEVRKEEGASQQMLQESDDDDDDTQILEACIIMAMPKSSRKPKQQQQQQQQQGKASQLPVYKLLPPQRKESLMTEEVPRVYCVEGTPLNFSTATSLSDLTIDSPPNEEAAAATPAAAPPTVPASSLVRRTGLPEGENGDDILAECISAAMPKAKPRKPIRASSNGELIQPPPPAPPLFSPQHHKKPPGPAGRPLSAAPLKPTSPVKPTQRAASVKVKPGFTFDTPHHYTPIEGTPCCFSRNDSLSSLDFDDDDKDEDRKRHERDKKAAAVFPQSKAGANPPAMDEKQKFAIEDTPVCFSRNSSLSSLSDIDQENNNNEFAAPRRRDGRDDGDEPAPLPPSQADAKARLCNYTPKAFHVEDTPVCFSRNSSLSSLSIDSEDDLLQECISSAMPKKKKKSAAAPLPAATSPLPAPKEEDGILAEVEPSDVPRSPASPDSESFDWKAIQEGANSIVSSLNAAASSLSRQGSSDSDSVLSLKSVGSPFRLQPPTGNPPEEEAPSKRAAKVVKPSADDKKKKDEDEEEELKVVKGRKKVYRSLITGKPRAELAARGRSKPRAAAVAKAPGSGDSSRDSTPSRTSHRGGRPSQLPRTVSPGNTAPANQKTAAKPGTAARGAANLPKQEKAEPEKPTLVRQSTFIKEAPSPTLKRKLEESTTASCLLDVGGATSRRQDAVRSQSESPSRPQDGTAASRLSRTGTWKRESKHSSSLPRVGTWKRTGSSSSVLSASSESSEKGRSEEEASVRSKGTWRRAKSTGVGDAFVANNSEEVWVRLEDCPVNNPRSSSSCSARSPNAPPVIPSPAPSKIPSSSSSSSSNLNLRRSCDSLDEKPPPPQRLQQRSGAVAARVSPFNYTPSPRKSNPDSTASPAASTVSPATATATTTSATPTRPSLIPTPVTKKREPKGGEGGGSGGGERGSYIVTSV from the exons ATGGCGGCGGGTGCATCGTACGACCAGCTGCTAAGGCAGGTGGAGGTTCTGAAGATGGAGAACTCCAACCTGCGACAGGAGCTGCAGGACAACTCCAATCACCTCACCAAACTCGAGACTGAGGCTTCCAACATGAag GAAGTGCTGAAGCAGCTTCAGGGCACCATAGAAGAAGACTCTGAGGAGGCGTCTGGATCTCAGCTGGAACTCATCGTGAGACTCAAGG AGATGAGCCTGGACCCTGCCGGATTTAAGGCCAGGCAGCGGGCTCCGGCGGCGCCCTCCTCCTCATCCAGCTCCTCCTCGTCCGGCGGAGCGGCCGGAGGTTCCGCCGGTTCCGCCGCGTCGGCGACCCGGAGAGGTCTGCCGCCTGTGTCCAGAGATGGCCACGAGCGCTGTctggaggagctggagaagGAGAG AGCTCTCCTAttggctgagctggagaaggaggAAAAGGAGAAAGGCTGGTACTACGCGCAACTTCTCAATCTGACCAAGAGGATTGACAGTCTTCCTCTCAGCGAAAAT TTCACGCTCCAGACGGACATGAGTCGTCGTCAGCTTGAGTTTGAGGCTCGTCAGATCCACGCCGCAATGGAGCAGCAGCTGGGTTCCCGTCAGGAAATGGAGAAGCGAGCCGAG GCTCGCACGTCTCGTATTCACCAGATCGAGAAGGAAATCGTGAAGCTGGGAGCGCGACTGCAG GTGGAAGCGTCTCATGGTTCCAATGAGAGCAGCGGTGGTGGTCTCGCGGCATCCCAG aatcccgcccctcgattggaCCAGGAGCCGGCCAATGAGACGGCCTACTCTGTGCCTCGACGAATCACCAGCCACCTGGGAACAAAG GTAGAGATGGTGTACAGCCTTCTGTCCATGCTGGGCACGCACGACAAGGACGACATGTCACGCACGCTGCTCGCCATGTCCAGCTCGCAGGACTCGTGCATTGCCATGCGCCAGTCGGGCTGCCTGCCGCTGCTCATCCAGCTGCTGCACGGCAACGACAAGGATTCGCTGTTGCTAG GTAACTCCCGCGGCAGCAAGGAGGCTCGCGCCCGCGCGTCGGCCGCGCTGCACAACATCGTGCACAGTCAGCCGGATGACAAACGGGGCCGGCGGGAGATCCGGGTGCTGCACCTGCTGGAGCAGGTGCGGCATTACTGCGAGGACTGCTGGAGCTGGCAGGAGAACCATGAGCGGGGCGTTGACCAGGAGGACAACCCCA tgCCCTCGCCTGTCGATCATCAGATCTGTCCCGCCGTCTGCGTGCTCATGAAACTTTCCTTCGACGAGGAACATCGGCACGCCATGAACGAGCTGG GTGGTCTGCAGGCAGTGGCGGAGCTGCTGCAAGTGGACTGCGAGATGTTGGGACTGAGCGGCGACCACTACAGCGTCACGCTGCGCCGATACGCCGGCATGGCGCTCACCAACCTGACATTTGGAGACGTGGCCAACAAG GCCACACTGTGCTCCATGAAGGGCTGCATGCGCGCCATGGTCACCCAACTCAAGTCTGAAAGCGAAGACCTGCAACAG GTGATCGCGAGCGTATTGAGGAACTTGTCGTGGCGAGCGGACGTCAACAGCAAGAAGACGCTGCGGGAGGTGGGCAGCGTGCGGGCACTCATGGGATGCGCCCTGGACGTCCAGAAG GAGTCCACGCTCAAGTCTGTACTAAGCGCACTCTGGAACCTGTCGGCGCACTGCACGGAGAACAAGGCCGACATCTGCTCGGTGGACGGCGCGCTGGCCTTCCTGGTCGGAACACTGACGCACCGCAGCCACACCAACACGTTGGCCATCATCGAAAGCGGCGGAGGCATCCTGAGGAACGTCTCCAGCCTCATCGCCACCAACGAGGCGTACAG ACACGTCCTGCGGGAGCACGGCTGCTTGCCCACGCTGCTGCAGCACCTCAAGTCTCACAGCCTGACCATCGTGTCTAACGCCTGCGGAACCCTCTGGAACCTGTCGGCACGCGACGCCAAGGATCAGGAGGCCTTGTGGGAACTGGGCGCCGTGGGAACGCTGCGGAACCTCATTCATTCCCGTCACAAGATGATCGCCATGGGCAGCGCTGCCGCCCTGCGTAACCTGATGGCCAACCGGCCGGCTCGCTACAAGGATGCCAGTGTGGTTTCGCCGGGGGCGGGGGCGCCCTCGCTGCACGCCCGCAAACAGAAAGCGCTATTCAAGGAGTTAGATGCTCAACAGTTGTCGGAGACCTTCGACAACATCGACAATCTGAGCCCCAAGGTGGCGCACAGGAAGGGGAGGAGCTGCAATGGCGGCGGCGGAGCGGGTAACGCCACACGCTCCTACACTAACACGCCGGTGCTGTCCAGTCCCAAAAATGCAGACGGGTCAAAGCGAAGCGCGGACGATACGGCGTATACGCGTCCCGTCTTCGGTGCCAGTGTGCGAGCTTCCAGCGACAGTCTCAACAGCGTCACCAGCGTCGACGGCTACGGTAACCGTGGAAAAACTAAACCGTCATCGGAACCGCTGTACTCCTCGGACGACAGCAGCGCGAACAGATGCTGCGTCTACAGGAAGTACCCGGCTGACCTGGCGCACAAGATTCGCAGCGTCAACCACATGGCAGACGATGACGGCGCCGAGGTGGACACTCCGATAAACTACAGCCTCAAGTACTCGGACGAGCAGCTGAATTCTGGGAGACAGAGTCCGAGCCACCGTGGCAGGACCGAGACCGACAACGATGACGAGCAGGCCGGCGGTCTGCGGCTGAGGAGCGATGGCGCCGCCTCCGTTACAGCCAACGGTCGCGTGCCGCCCGCGCCACCCTCCTGCTACGTGGTTGCGGCGCCGTCCGACTACGGCGGCGACACAGCGCCCGAGCAGCCCATCGACTACAGCCTGAAATACGGCGATATTTCACGCAAGGCTCTCTTCAAGGTGGAAGACTCCACGGATGCCGCCCTCCCTCCGCCCCCGGCGGGCAAGCCCCGCCAACCTCACCTCCCACCGAAGGGTCACCAGGAGTCGACGCAGACCTACTGCGTGGAGGACACGCCCATCTGCTTCTCTGGAGGAAGCTCACTGTCCTCGCTGTCacccgaggaagaggaggaggacgccGACGCGGTGACGAGGAAGAGGCAAGGGGCCGGGGACGagcggcggcagcggcggcaGCACAAAGAAGTGGAAAGCCAGACGGCCGCCGCCACTGCTCCTGCCGTACGAGGACGCCGTGCCCACCACCACGGCCatgcccaccaccaccaccatcaggCGGCGGCGGGCGCCCGTACCCCGAAGAGCCCGCCGGAGCAGCCGTACGCTCAGGAGACGCCGCTAATGTTCAGTCGCTGCACGTCGGTCAGCTCCCTGGATAGCTTCTCCACTTCCTCCATCGCCAGCTCGGTGCGCTCCAGCGAGCCATGCAGCGGCATGCCCAGCGGCGTGATCAGCCCCAGCGACCTGCCTGACAGCCCCGGCCAGACCATGCCCCCCAGCCGCGCCAAGACACCCCCGCCGCAGGCGCTGCCGCCACCTCCCGCCAAGGGCGCCGAGGAAGAGAAGGCCACCAagaaggaggtggaggagacCGGCGCCGATGTCCTGCTGCACTTCGCTACAGAGAGCACACCGCACGGCTTCTCCTACGCCTCGAGTTTGAGCGCGCTCAGTCTGGACGAGCCGTTTATCGCAGCTGAAATGAAGCTGGAGGACGGCGGCGATGAGGTCCGCAAGGAGGAAGGGGCGTCTCAACAGATGCTGCAAGAgtcggacgacgacgacgacgacactCAGATCTTGGAAGCGTGCATCATCATGGCCATGCCCAAGTCGTCACGGAAgccaaagcagcagcagcagcagcagcagcaacaaggCAAAGCCAGCCAGCTTCCTGTATACAAGCTCCTCCCCCCACAGAGGAAGGAGTCGCTGATGACGGAGGAGGTTCCACGTGTCTACTGTGTGGAGGGGACTCCCCTCAACTTTTCCACTGCGACGTCCCTCAGTGACCTCACCATCGACTCTCCGCCCAACGAGGAGGCCGCCGCCGCCACGCCCGCCGCTGCACCCCCCACCGTGCCCGCGTCCTCCCTGGTACGCCGCACTGGACTTCCAGAGGGCGAGAACGGCGACGACATCCTGGCTGAGTGTATCAGTGCTGCCATGCCCAAAGCAAAACCCAGGAAGCCCATCAGAGCGTCCTCCAATGGCGAGCTAATCCAACCCCCTCCTCCGGCCCCGCCCCTTTTCAGCCCCCAGCACCACAAGAAGCCTCCCGGTCCCGCCGGACGTCCCTTGTCCGCCGCGCCGCTGAAGCCCACGTCGCCGGTGAAGCCCACCCAGCGCGCGGCATCGGTTAAAGTCAAGCCAGGGTTCACCTTCGACACGCCGCATCACTACACGCCCATCGAGGGAACGCCGTGTTGCTTTTCCCGCAACGACTCGCTCAGCTCGCTTGACTTCGACGATGACGACAAGGATGAAGACAGGAAGCGGCACGAGCGGGATAAAAAAGCGGCGGCCGTCTTTCCTCAAAGCAAAGCTGGTGCCAACCCGCCCGCCATGGACGAAAAGCAAAAGTTCGCCATTGAGGACACGCCCGTCTGCTTCTCCAGGAACTCATCGCTCAGTTCACTGAGCGACATCGaccaggaaaacaacaacaacgagtTTGCTGCTCCCCGGCGGCGAGACGGACGCGATGACGGCGACGAGCCCGCGCCACTTCCTCCGTCGCAGGCGGATGCCAAAGCGCGCCTGTGCAACTACACGCCCAAAGCCTTCCATGTGGAGGACACGCCCGTCTGCTTCTCCAGGAACTCGTCGCTCAGCTCGCTCAGCATCGACTCTGAAGACGACCTCCTGCAGGAATGCATCAGCTCCGCCAtgcccaagaagaagaaaaagagcgcCGCCGCGCCGCTTCCTGCCGCCACCTCGCCGCTTCCTGCGCCCAAAGAGGAGGACGGCATTCTAGCTGAAGTGGAGCCGTCGGATGTACCGCGAAGTCCCGCCTCCCCCGACTCGGAATCCTTCGATTGGAAGGCTATTCAAGAAGGTGCCAATTCCATTGTCAGCAGCCTCAACGCCGCCGCCTCGTCACTCTCCCGCCAAGGGTCATCAGACTCGGACTCTGTGCTGTCCCTCAAATCCGTGGGTTCACCGTTCCGCCTGCAGCCACCTACCGGCAACCCTCCCGAGGAGGAGGCGCCGTCCAAGCGAGCCGCCAAGGTGGTCAAACCTTCTGCGGACGACAAAAAGAAGAAGgacgaagatgaggaggaggagctgaaGGTGGTGAAGGGCAGGAAGAAGGTGTACCGGAGTCTGATCACTGGCAAGCCCAGGGCGGAGCTAGCCGCCAGGGGGCGGAGCAAACCCAGAGCGGCCGCTGTGGCAAAAGCACCGGGAAGTGGCGACTCGTCGCGGGATTCCACGCCGTCGCGCACCTCTCATAGAGGAGGAAGACCCTCGCAGCTACCGCGTACGGTGTCACCAGGTAACACGGCGCCGGCCAACCAAAAAACGGCTGCCAAACCTGGCACGGCGGCGAGGGGCGCAGCCAACCTCCCGAAGCAGGAGAAAGCAGAACCCGAGAAGCCCACACTTGTGCGTCAGTCCACTTTTATCAAGGAGGCACCCAGTCCCACGCTCAAGAGGAAGCTGGAAGAGTCCACGACAGCCTCCTGTCTCCTGGACGTCGGTGGCGCGACGTCCAGGAGACAGGACGCCGTCCGCTCCCAATCGGAGAGCCCGTCGCGTCCTCAAGACGGCACTGCGGCTTCACGCTTGAGTCGCACGGGAACCTGGAAGCGCGAGAGCAAACATTCCAGCTCGTTGCCTCGCGTGGGAACCTGGAAGCGAACCGGAAGTtcctcctcggtcctctcggcCTCTTCAGAGTCCAGCGAGAAGGGGCGAAGCGAGGAGGAAGCCAGCGTTCGATCCAAAGGAACGTGGCGGCGGGCTAAGAGCACCGGCGTTGGGGACGCCTTCGTCGCCAACAACTCTGAGGAAGTGTGGGTGCGTCTGGAGGATTGTCCTGTCAACAACCCGCGCTCGTCGTCCTCGTGCTCTGCCCGCTCGCCCAACGCACCGCCCGTCatccccagccccgccccctccaaaatcccctcctcctcctcatcctcgtccTCCAACCTCAACCTACGCCGCAGCTGCGACAGCTTGGACGAGAAACCGCCGCCGCCCCAACGCCTTCAGCAGCGTAGCGGTGCCGTAGCCGCCAGGGTCAGCCCCTTCAACTACACGCCCAGTCCCAGGAAGAGCAACCCCGACTCGACCGCGTCACCTGCCGCCTCCACTGTGTCGCCCGCCACTGCCACCGCCACCACGACATCCGCCACGCCCACGCGGCCCTCGCTCATCCCTACCCCCGTCACCAAGAAGCGGGAGCCCAAGGGTGGCGAAGGAGGTGGCAGTGGGGGTGGCGAGCGAGGCTCTTACATCGTCACGTCTGTATAA
- the LOC133465026 gene encoding molybdopterin synthase catalytic subunit isoform X1 produces MNMAAPEKGKDIFKLSRDRLSVEEAAAAVGSASCGAVALFIGTTREDRPEGRKVMGLEYEAYEAMVHSELARLCRDIRARWPAVVHICVHHRLGWVKVGEASVVAAISSPHRREGQQAMALLLDGLKAGAPVWKKEVYEDRRASWKENAECAWAGGCRGNASPDTP; encoded by the exons ATGAAC ATGGCGGCGCCCGAGAAGGGGAAGGACATCTTCAAGCTGAGCCGCGATCGTCTGTCGGTGGAGGAAGCGGCGGCGGCCGTCGGCAGCGCTTCCTGCGGAGCCGTCGCTCTCTTCATAG GGACGACGCGCGAGGACCGGCCGGAAGGCAGGAAGGTGATGGGCCTGGAGTACGAAGCGTACGAGGCCATGGTCCACTCGGAGCTCGCCAGGCTGTGCCGGGACATCAGAGCGCGCTGGCCCGCCGTCGTGCACATCTGCGTGCACCACCGCCTCGG GTGGGTGAAAGTGGGCGAGGCCAGCGTGGTGGCGGCCATCTCGTCGCCTCACCGCCGCGAAGGTCAGCAGGCGATGGCGCTCCTGCTGGACGGGCTGAAGGCCGGCGCCCCCGTGTGGAAGAAG GAAGTGTACGAGGACCGCCGGGCCAGCTGGAAGGAGAACGCCGAGTGCGCCTGGGCCGGCGGTTGCCGTGGAAACGCAAGCCCCGACACACCCTGA
- the wu:fi75a02 gene encoding uncharacterized protein wu:fi75a02 isoform X2, which yields MLSRPPPGVTPSPALPLADKDVDGATQTLPPHALHHHHHHHHHHHPGPQLSCPCSSLLPRLLSAHRMEVRRLLRGALVSLGRRVDALERTGGRRRTRRRTNDGSPRTMAEDGAKGHATDASSSCRWSSFALEGPPLRTGCSQSEQRNGEEGRGVKRRRKSHGGGGGEEAEDEDRGRRRTEGGHTVKAISVVVRQNGYSSSSQTTFDFLRAFSSQSQAWSAARCQWRFSDFTPPPPSPRADGGSRLGAVLRLSMVAVATMAAPRGETGWNPRRPLRDRTAPPGLALDHCYIQAADLRQRWTRRRANHGARKRLLAPPLPPCSADVVSPLLPTAQSDAGSKEKAKRVSQIRIRRACPRETPLTPMGLPKVKRLKKKEFSVEEIYTNKNYKYPSNNRSLETIFEEPQEKGGSLLLIGQQRRRRLLLFPDFTQPRKRKRPLGVGLPVAAVPRKRAVRRQQRAGVGGADERSDLDVMLVERLSALEDFLTRQGLDV from the exons ATGCTGTCCCGCCCCCCGCCAGGAGTGACTCCGTCTCCTGCGCTCCCATTGGCTGACAAAGATGTGGATGGAGCCACACAAACAc TTCCTCCTCATGCccttcatcatcaccaccaccatcaccatcatcaccatCCCGGTCCACAGCTCAGCTGCCCTTGCTCGTCCCTGTTGCCCCGCCTCCTGTCGGCCCACAGGATGGAGGTGCGGCGCCTCCTGCGGGGGGCGCTGGTGTCGCTCGGGCGGCGAGTGGACGCGCTGGAAAGGACGGGCGgcaggaggaggacgaggaggaggacgaaCGACGGGAGCCCGAGGACGATGGCGGAAGATGGAGCCAAAGGTCACG ctACGGACGCATCCTCTTCCTGTCGCTGGTCTTCGTTTGCACTCGAAGGCCCGCCTCTTCGGACTGGCTGCAGCCAATCGGAGCAGAGGAACGGAGAGGAGGGGAGGGGCgtcaagaggaggaggaagagccacggaggaggaggaggagaagaagcggAAGATGAGGACCGCGGGAG AAGACGGACGGAAGGCGGCCACACTGTGAAGGCCATCAGCGTTGTCGTCAGACAGAACGGCTACAG CTCCTCCTCCCAGACCACTTTCGACTTCCTGCGAGCCttcagcagccaatcacaggcctgGTCCGCCGCCCGCTGCCAATGGCGCTTTTCCGACTTCACGCCTCCTCCCCCGTCCCCGCGCGCCGACGGCGGCTCTCGACTCGGTGCCGTGCTGCGGCTGTCCATGGTCGCCGTGGCGACCATGGCCGCGCCGAGGGGGGAGACCGGCTGGAATCCCCGGCGGCCGCTGAGGGACCGGACGGCCCCGCCCGGTCTCGCCCTCGATCACTG TTACATCCAAGCAGCTGATCTCAG GCAGCGATGGACTAGGAGACGAGCCAATCACGGTGCTCGGAAGCGCCTCCTCGCCCCGCCTCTCCCTCCGTGCTCTGCCGACGTCGTCTCGCCTCTGCTCCCGACCGCCCAATCGGATGCTGGCTCcaaggag AAAGCCAAGCGCGTTTCGCAGATCCGAATCCGCCGAGCGTGCCCACGCGAGACGCCACTCACGCCAATGGGGCTGCCCAAGGTCAAAAG GTTGAAGAAGAAGGAGTTCAGTGTGGAGGAGATTTACACCAACAAGAACTACAAATATCCCAGCAACAACAG GAGTCTGGAGACCATCTTTGAGGAGCCTCAGGAGAAGGGTGGATCCTTGCTTCTGATTGGCCAGCAGAGGCGGCGCAGGCTCCTCCTCTTTCCCGACTTCACTCAGcccaggaaaagaaaaagaccgCTAG GTGTCGGACTTCCTGTCGCCGCGGTGCCAAGAAAGCGCGCCGTCCGGCGTCAGCAGCGCGCAGGGGTCGGCGGCGCCGACGAGCGCTCGGACCTGGACGTGATGCTGGTGGAGAGGCTGAGCGCGCTGGAAGACTTCCTGACTCGTCAGGGCTTGGACGTGTGA
- the wu:fi75a02 gene encoding uncharacterized protein wu:fi75a02 isoform X1, whose translation MLSRPPPGVTPSPALPLADKDVDGATQTLPPHALHHHHHHHHHHHPGPQLSCPCSSLLPRLLSAHRMEVRRLLRGALVSLGRRVDALERTGGRRRTRRRTNDGSPRTMAEDGAKGHATDASSSCRWSSFALEGPPLRTGCSQSEQRNGEEGRGVKRRRKSHGGGGGEEAEDEDRGRFVGRMAVCRTGGGATDRTPLTLFNFDPRRRTEGGHTVKAISVVVRQNGYSSSSQTTFDFLRAFSSQSQAWSAARCQWRFSDFTPPPPSPRADGGSRLGAVLRLSMVAVATMAAPRGETGWNPRRPLRDRTAPPGLALDHCYIQAADLRQRWTRRRANHGARKRLLAPPLPPCSADVVSPLLPTAQSDAGSKEKAKRVSQIRIRRACPRETPLTPMGLPKVKRLKKKEFSVEEIYTNKNYKYPSNNRSLETIFEEPQEKGGSLLLIGQQRRRRLLLFPDFTQPRKRKRPLGVGLPVAAVPRKRAVRRQQRAGVGGADERSDLDVMLVERLSALEDFLTRQGLDV comes from the exons ATGCTGTCCCGCCCCCCGCCAGGAGTGACTCCGTCTCCTGCGCTCCCATTGGCTGACAAAGATGTGGATGGAGCCACACAAACAc TTCCTCCTCATGCccttcatcatcaccaccaccatcaccatcatcaccatCCCGGTCCACAGCTCAGCTGCCCTTGCTCGTCCCTGTTGCCCCGCCTCCTGTCGGCCCACAGGATGGAGGTGCGGCGCCTCCTGCGGGGGGCGCTGGTGTCGCTCGGGCGGCGAGTGGACGCGCTGGAAAGGACGGGCGgcaggaggaggacgaggaggaggacgaaCGACGGGAGCCCGAGGACGATGGCGGAAGATGGAGCCAAAGGTCACG ctACGGACGCATCCTCTTCCTGTCGCTGGTCTTCGTTTGCACTCGAAGGCCCGCCTCTTCGGACTGGCTGCAGCCAATCGGAGCAGAGGAACGGAGAGGAGGGGAGGGGCgtcaagaggaggaggaagagccacggaggaggaggaggagaagaagcggAAGATGAGGACCGCGGGAGGTTCGTCGGCCGCATGGCCGTCTGCCGGACGGGTGGCGGAGCTACCGACCGCACGCCCCTGACGCTCTTCAACTTTGACCCCAGAAGACGGACGGAAGGCGGCCACACTGTGAAGGCCATCAGCGTTGTCGTCAGACAGAACGGCTACAG CTCCTCCTCCCAGACCACTTTCGACTTCCTGCGAGCCttcagcagccaatcacaggcctgGTCCGCCGCCCGCTGCCAATGGCGCTTTTCCGACTTCACGCCTCCTCCCCCGTCCCCGCGCGCCGACGGCGGCTCTCGACTCGGTGCCGTGCTGCGGCTGTCCATGGTCGCCGTGGCGACCATGGCCGCGCCGAGGGGGGAGACCGGCTGGAATCCCCGGCGGCCGCTGAGGGACCGGACGGCCCCGCCCGGTCTCGCCCTCGATCACTG TTACATCCAAGCAGCTGATCTCAG GCAGCGATGGACTAGGAGACGAGCCAATCACGGTGCTCGGAAGCGCCTCCTCGCCCCGCCTCTCCCTCCGTGCTCTGCCGACGTCGTCTCGCCTCTGCTCCCGACCGCCCAATCGGATGCTGGCTCcaaggag AAAGCCAAGCGCGTTTCGCAGATCCGAATCCGCCGAGCGTGCCCACGCGAGACGCCACTCACGCCAATGGGGCTGCCCAAGGTCAAAAG GTTGAAGAAGAAGGAGTTCAGTGTGGAGGAGATTTACACCAACAAGAACTACAAATATCCCAGCAACAACAG GAGTCTGGAGACCATCTTTGAGGAGCCTCAGGAGAAGGGTGGATCCTTGCTTCTGATTGGCCAGCAGAGGCGGCGCAGGCTCCTCCTCTTTCCCGACTTCACTCAGcccaggaaaagaaaaagaccgCTAG GTGTCGGACTTCCTGTCGCCGCGGTGCCAAGAAAGCGCGCCGTCCGGCGTCAGCAGCGCGCAGGGGTCGGCGGCGCCGACGAGCGCTCGGACCTGGACGTGATGCTGGTGGAGAGGCTGAGCGCGCTGGAAGACTTCCTGACTCGTCAGGGCTTGGACGTGTGA